cccttgatgctgaatctcagctcattctgggatttctgtcccatgctgccaggaagatcgcAAAGACttattttcatgtttcatttttcctgacattttacctatgggggaaaaaaacttcCTTATTGACAGCTCAACTTCCAGCTATTTTGTCAAATAATAtaacaaaacaatagagagatTCCAGAATTTTATCAGTCTGGGAATTTGGTAGTTTGATGTTTAAAACGAATACATTCTGTACCAAAAAATGGGATTTGAATGTTATTTTCACCTTTCAAAAAACTTTTCCAACATAAAAGATGACAACGACATATTCTAAAgtaccattaaaataaaaatgagatgagACTGCATTTCTAGTCTTCACTGAATGTACAGTACATTGCATAGaaattctttgtaaatttaaGTTACATAACTTGAAAGACATCTTCAAATTTTCAGTGAATCTATGAACCGTGACGGCAGTGGGAACCTTTACAAAAGCAGCGTATTAAGGTTCTGCCTAACAATAATAAGCTGCCATCCCCAGCAGAGAAATGGCCATATTTGTTTGCATGATCCAAATGACGGTCTCAACTGTGATAAAATCAGCTGTATAACTAACGCTCTTGTGAATTTGGGTTTCTAAAAGCAACACCTAAAGGTATAATATCGGCCCAGCCCACAGCATGAAACCTGCCATCTCCCTGTCTGTCCTTATCTGTGCACCAGTTCACTTGGTGCATTAGAGTGGACAGAAGCCAGTCTTGGACACACAGGCTGTCATCTGCCCTTTCCATGGACTGGCGCTTGGTTTCAGACTTTTTGGAGTCATTCGActtggttaaaagaaatggcGAGTTCTGCAGAGCTTGCTGGCTGCCCTCTGCATCCTGCTGGTGGGTGCTGTGGATTGTGTGATTGTAGTGGCGACACTGTTAGCGTGCCGGGGGTAATGTCTCCTGGGCGCGGTGCCAGTTCTAGCTGCGGCTGCAGCTGCAGGACCGCAAGAAATAAGCTGTTCCCCTGCAGGATGTCTCTCCTGATAACAGATAAAAACTCATCTAAAGGACTCGTGACATTCCCACTGCTCGGAGAATAGGAATTCTGAGAAGAAAGGCAACCAGCGGAGCTGCTAGCAAAGTGCGTATCTGATCTACACGCGCACGGGGACCTGCTGTATTCTTCCTCCACGTTGCACACCCCTCGATGGTTCTGGATCCGCAGGGGCCCTAGGTTCCAGTGTAAGATGAGCTCCAGTTTTGCAGAGTCGTCCGCGATGCGATTAGGAGCGCTCCGCACGGATCAGACGCATCCCTGCCCGCTCAGAAGTAACCTGTTCTTGAAAAGATGTGTCCATACCGCCCATTTTCCCACATTAGGGAtaagtaaacaacaacaacaacaaaaaaactgtgGCTGCTCAACAGAAAGAGCCTCCCCACCGTAGTACACATCCAAACCCACCCTTGTTAACACAGGCTGCACTGGACCACCAGTTGTATGCCTCGCTGTTGTTGCTGCACCGCTTTCCTAACAAGATGCACAAATATCACGATCCTAGCAAATTAGACACTCGTACTTGTGCCCTCGAAAATTTCCAGCCAGTGCTGTGTTTCGAGATTGTTGGCTTGGACGGTTACATTAAAGCAGGAGAGAATTTAATCTGTCCTTCATCAACAGAGAGAATCCATCTCCAAAGGGGCCCAGGTCTCACAAAGAGGGTTAAGGTCTTGCATGTTTTAATTCATAGCCTgagaattttttttgaaaaaatatatatttttgattttagaacatttaatttctcagaaaagaaaatgttaataccCATTATACCCCCGATTACTGACACTTagcattagtatggtacctttattacaattgatgacagactattaagatattactgttagctctaagtccatagtttactttaagtacagtttttttcccccatatatcaTTCttctcaatggaagaaaatatttgcaaaccgcaTGTCCGATAAtagtttaatattcagaaaatataaagaaattctacaactcaacaataaaaagacaaacaacctaatttttaaaatgggcaaaagacatgagtagacatttttccaaagaggaaatacaaatggctaaaagcacattttcatgcttcactggctgttaggaaaatgcaaatcaaaacctcagtgAAATATAATTTCACCTTTActaatggccactattaaaaaaaatcagaaagtacaagtgttggagaagatgtggggaaatagaaacacttattcactgctagtgaCAATGAAAATGGAACAGCCACTGCAGAAGACAAtttgttcctcaggaagctaagtttagaattgccatatgatctggcaatccctctactaggtatgtacccagaagaactgaaatcggggactcagacatttgcacattaatattcatagtggcattcacatttgccaaaagatggaatcaacccaagagtccatcaaccaacgaatagataaacaaaatgtgatgtatacatacatacatactatataacagtaagaaggaatgaagtgctgttgcatgtgacaacatggttgGACAATGAGGACTTAGTGagcagtgaaataagccagatacaaaaggacaaatatttatgatctccTCACATGAACTAGTTATAATAAGCAAGCTCtgagagttagaatctagaatataggttaccaggagatcaAATGAGAATAGAGAATGGgtagctgatgcttaatttgtgcagaacttttaattagattgattgtaaatgtttggaaatggatagaggtgatggtagcatgttacggagagtgtaattaacagtgctgaactaGGTGTGAGCATGAGGCTGAAAAGAAAGTTTAGGGTTATGTTtgccactagaaggaaagatagaggataaaacctGAGACTGTATAACAAAGAGAACGctgttgtggacaatgactgtggttaatagtacaaatataagaatgttcttactTGAACTAGAACTAATGTGTATTTCTATTACAAGGTCCCAATTCAATTTAGTTATATccttttcaaagtactttcttaTAATTTCTAGATACCATATCACATAAACATaatgaatattttgaatttttccctCCAATTCTTATACCTTctattggtttattttttccttatttcattaCCTTTTCAAGGACCCTACCCCAAGAACTGAACATTTGTTTTGAAATTAGCAtcctgctatttttttctttctttgctttaagaaagaaattctttctaaaatttcaCCATAAAGTATGATATTTACTGCAggttttgataaatatttctcatcatttaaaaaaatgtagtataATACTCATAGCATTAAATGCACTgctttaaagtgtacaatttagtagTATTTAGTGCATTCATAatttatgcaaccatcaccattatctacttctaaaatatttttgtaaccCCAAAAGTTAATCCTGTAGCCATTAAGCAGtcactttcttgaaaatatttttattgtaaaaacttaacatacaaacatatattcttgacacaaaaacattccatacatggggtacaatcagtggctcacaatatcatcacatagttttatactcatcaccatgatcagttttttttttttcgcagcTTCATGGTTGGTTTTGGCCAAACTTTTTTATTTAGTATTCTGTAGTCATTTAACACACACTTAAATGGTCTtattgggggagggggaaaggggaggTTCTTGCAGATGcctaagaaaatgtcagaaaggCAAAATATGGCCAGCATTATCCATTTGCTTTTTTGGGGTTTACTGGGTGAATAGCACTTTCCTTACATAAGCATTTCATCTCAGGTTTTCATACTGagaacactgagatttcagtttgaaGACATCCTGAAATCCTAAGAGTAGCATTACCCCGACCACCCTCTAATTATCTAAGCTTGTTTGTATAAGCAGAAAGATTCATCTCTCCATTTTAGATGGCTAGATGTTTGTGGAAGCTTTTAGGCGTGCTTGCCGCATTTACTGGGAAAAATCAGAAAGTGGCCTTTAGGGACACTTTTACTTGGAAAGTTATAACACTAATACACAAGTCAAGTCTTACACATTTAACATTTGCTTGTTGAAAGCAATGTCATaaatcaaataaacatgttttactttttcctcacAAGAACATAAAAATTATGGAGGGGAACTtaacaggaaatttaaaaaaggtAACACAATTTTTCCTTAGTAGTCCTTGGGTAGTTATAACAGTttccactttttgtttatttctttgaacaGGGATTTTGGTCCAGAGTTGTATTTGTTTTTAGTATCTGCTTCTGCCTCCCCCTCTATCAGATCGACTTCCTCCAAGGCCACCACCTCTTGGTGCTCCGCGGCTTGAACTGCTGTAGGAATCACATGGAGGAGGGTACCCCCTTTCCATAGAAGGGGGAAGCCCTCTTTCTTGTCTGCCAACACGATCACGACCACTTGAGTAGAGATCACTTCGGCTGCTTGAGTAACTGTCTCGACTTCCACCGTATCCGTCACGTGAGCTGCTGTAATCATCATAGCGACTGCTTCCACCGTAAGAGGGTGGGGGCCCTCGTGTAGGTGGGGCGCTACGTGAGTTACCATAACTCTCATATGAATCTCTGTAGGATCCTCCACTCGGATGATCTGAGTGGTCTCGATCACGACCATAGCCATCTCTATCACTATAGCCTCTTGATGGATAGTCATCACGTGAACTGGAATGACCATCATCACGATATGTATAATCTCTTGGTGGTGGTGCATAATCTCTTGTATCAGGAGAACTTGGGTAATCCCTGCTTGAATAGCTGTCTTTAGTAGAATACCCATCATCTCTTGGggacaaataaacatctctacgAGAGGGCAGAGGTTCCCTTCGTGGTGGGCCTCCATAACTATCTCTTCCACGTGATACAGGAGCTCTTCCTCCCATTCCATTGCTGCTCAGAACTGGTCCTGAGGGGGCAGATCTTTTAGGAGGAGGACCCCCACTTCGTGGTGGCGGTCCTCTTTTTACTGGAAGTGGTCCCCTGGAAGAACTCATGTTAAAATTCATGGAATAGCCACCATCATCCATGTGTCCTCCACGTGAGGGAGGTCCGCTTGTTCCTCCACTTCCTCCTCTTCCGCCTCTAAGACCTCTGGGAGGGCCTCTGCTTCTTGGAGGTGGAGGTGGCCCACGTCTACCACTTTCAAATGATGGTTTAGTGGCTTGTTCCACTTTGATGGCTTTTCCATCTAAAGACTTTCCATTCCTGTCTCTGGCTACATccttggcatctgctgggctttcAAAGGTGACAAAAGCAAAACCTCTCGATTTGTTGGTTTCACGGTCTTTCATCAAGAGTACTTCCACTATTCGTCCATATTTGCCAAACACGGCTTCAAGGGctttctcatttgtttctgtATTGAGCCCACCAATGAAGAGCTTTCCTGGACGATCTGCTTCAACCATTTTCCCCCCCAGAGTCGGAGCGAGGTGAGGATGATTTCAAGCTCCCACGAGCTTGCCGACAGACGCTTTCTAGAAGCTCAGCACGCGTAAGGGCTACCGGGTCGAGttggaggagaggaaggggaagCCGCTAG
The genomic region above belongs to Tamandua tetradactyla isolate mTamTet1 chromosome 16, mTamTet1.pri, whole genome shotgun sequence and contains:
- the LOC143660131 gene encoding RNA-binding motif protein, X chromosome-like, yielding MVEADRPGKLFIGGLNTETNEKALEAVFGKYGRIVEVLLMKDRETNKSRGFAFVTFESPADAKDVARDRNGKSLDGKAIKVEQATKPSFESGRRGPPPPPRSRGPPRGLRGGRGGSGGTSGPPSRGGHMDDGGYSMNFNMSSSRGPLPVKRGPPPRSGGPPPKRSAPSGPVLSSNGMGGRAPVSRGRDSYGGPPRREPLPSRRDVYLSPRDDGYSTKDSYSSRDYPSSPDTRDYAPPPRDYTYRDDGHSSSRDDYPSRGYSDRDGYGRDRDHSDHPSGGSYRDSYESYGNSRSAPPTRGPPPSYGGSSRYDDYSSSRDGYGGSRDSYSSSRSDLYSSGRDRVGRQERGLPPSMERGYPPPCDSYSSSSRGAPRGGGLGGSRSDRGGGRSRY